One part of the Rhodococcus oxybenzonivorans genome encodes these proteins:
- a CDS encoding SDR family NAD(P)-dependent oxidoreductase, producing the protein MGKLDGKVALITGAGQGIGQGIALALAKEGAAIAVAGRTESKLVGTCERLTALGARSVPVVCDVSRRDDIVAAVERTVDAFGGVDILVNNANDCKPGPILSVVDDEYERSFATGPLATLRMMQSCHPHMKVRGGGVIVNLVTSAAVRWDASNYGAYGSIKEGMRSLTRSAACEWGTDGIRVLSVAPHAKTPALERWMNDNPEEAAEFVAGIPLGRVGDAETDIGRAVVFLVGEDAGYLTGATIPLDGGQSRWG; encoded by the coding sequence ATGGGCAAGCTGGACGGCAAGGTCGCGTTGATTACCGGCGCGGGGCAGGGAATCGGACAGGGGATCGCCCTCGCCCTGGCCAAGGAAGGAGCGGCGATCGCCGTCGCGGGCCGAACCGAATCGAAACTGGTCGGCACCTGCGAGCGCCTCACGGCGCTGGGGGCACGCAGCGTGCCCGTCGTCTGCGATGTCAGCAGACGGGACGACATCGTGGCCGCCGTCGAACGCACCGTGGACGCTTTCGGTGGCGTGGACATCCTGGTGAACAACGCCAACGACTGCAAGCCGGGCCCGATCCTGTCGGTCGTGGACGACGAGTACGAGCGGTCGTTCGCGACGGGACCGCTCGCGACGCTCCGCATGATGCAGTCGTGCCATCCACACATGAAGGTCCGCGGTGGCGGCGTGATCGTCAATCTGGTGACCTCGGCGGCGGTGCGCTGGGACGCGAGCAATTACGGCGCCTACGGTTCGATCAAGGAGGGAATGCGCTCACTGACCCGGTCGGCTGCCTGCGAATGGGGCACCGACGGCATCCGGGTGCTCTCCGTCGCGCCGCACGCGAAGACCCCGGCCCTCGAACGCTGGATGAACGACAATCCGGAGGAGGCGGCCGAGTTCGTGGCGGGTATTCCGCTCGGTCGGGTCGGTGACGCCGAAACCGACATCGGACGCGCCGTCGTCTTCCTGGTCGGTGAGGACGCCGGCTACTTGACGGGGGCGACGATCCCGCTGGACGGTGGCCAGTCCCGGTGGGGTTGA
- a CDS encoding ferredoxin--NADP reductase has protein sequence MTTVTTPRNSRSVVVTVAAVVEETSEARSLVFDVPPERRDEFAYKPGQFLTLRIPSDRSGSVARCYSLASSPFTDDLPKVTIKRTADGYGSHWLCDHVDVGDRIEVLPPAGAFTPVDLDEDVLLFAAGSGITPVMSILKSALSQGSGKVMLFYANRDERSIIFAAELRELASRHDDRLTVVHWLESVQGLPTARQLASLSDRWHDRRAYVCGPRPFMGAIHEALALVGMPRNKVHAEVFTSLSGDPFAPEVEQIPVGDEGSTATVEVQLDGDTHNLSWPRAATLVDVMLSKGLEVPYSCREGECGSCACTVIEGEVSMDSAAILDPEDIANGYILACQARPVSEHLRIEF, from the coding sequence ATGACGACCGTTACAACACCGCGCAATTCACGATCAGTAGTGGTGACCGTCGCCGCTGTGGTGGAGGAGACGTCCGAGGCGCGATCGTTGGTATTCGACGTTCCGCCCGAACGGCGAGACGAATTCGCCTACAAACCCGGCCAGTTTCTGACGCTGCGTATTCCGAGTGATCGATCCGGCTCGGTGGCGAGGTGTTACTCGCTGGCCAGCTCGCCGTTCACCGACGACCTCCCGAAGGTCACGATCAAGCGCACCGCGGACGGCTACGGTTCGCACTGGCTGTGCGATCACGTCGACGTCGGTGACCGAATCGAGGTTCTCCCGCCGGCAGGAGCGTTCACGCCGGTCGATCTCGACGAGGACGTGCTCCTGTTCGCCGCGGGCAGTGGGATCACCCCGGTGATGTCGATCCTGAAGTCCGCGTTGAGCCAGGGCAGCGGCAAGGTCATGCTTTTCTACGCGAACCGGGACGAGAGGTCGATCATCTTCGCGGCGGAGCTGCGAGAGCTTGCCTCCCGCCACGACGATCGGCTCACCGTCGTGCACTGGCTCGAGAGTGTGCAGGGCCTGCCCACTGCGCGGCAGTTGGCGAGTCTGTCGGATCGGTGGCACGACCGCCGGGCGTATGTGTGCGGACCACGACCGTTCATGGGCGCAATTCACGAGGCGCTCGCGCTCGTCGGCATGCCGCGGAACAAGGTGCACGCCGAGGTGTTCACCTCGCTGTCGGGTGATCCGTTCGCGCCCGAGGTCGAGCAGATTCCGGTCGGTGACGAGGGGTCGACGGCCACGGTCGAGGTGCAGCTCGACGGCGACACCCATAACCTCAGCTGGCCACGCGCAGCCACCCTGGTCGACGTCATGCTGTCCAAGGGGCTCGAAGTCCCGTATTCGTGCCGTGAGGGCGAATGTGGTTCGTGCGCGTGCACCGTGATCGAGGGAGAGGTCTCGATGGACAGTGCCGCGATACTCGATCCCGAAGACATCGCGAACGGTTACATTCTCGCCTGCCAGGCACGACCCGTCAGCGAACATCTCCGAATCGAATTCTGA